A single genomic interval of Psychroserpens sp. NJDZ02 harbors:
- the trhA gene encoding PAQR family membrane homeostasis protein TrhA, which produces MRKQTPFEEKLNALTHGIGAVLGIVALVLLIILETKKTEFSLFSVIIYGLSIIILFTASTVYHIISDEKKKHYFRIVDHVSIYLLIAGTYSPVLLITLEHSLGWPLFCTVWGIAAFGVILKLFFTGRFNVFSTLLYLVMGWLVVFDFATLSSIMEPNGIVLLMAGGLSYTVGIVFYAIEKIPYNHVIWHLFVLAGAICHFFMVLFYVV; this is translated from the coding sequence ATGCGTAAGCAAACCCCTTTTGAAGAAAAATTAAATGCTTTAACCCATGGTATTGGTGCTGTTTTAGGGATAGTTGCTTTGGTATTGCTAATTATTTTAGAAACTAAAAAAACAGAGTTTAGTTTGTTTAGTGTCATTATTTATGGCTTATCAATAATTATATTATTTACGGCATCAACAGTATATCATATTATCTCTGACGAAAAAAAGAAGCACTATTTTAGGATTGTAGATCACGTTAGTATTTACTTATTGATCGCAGGAACTTACTCGCCAGTTTTGTTAATTACTTTAGAGCATAGTTTGGGTTGGCCACTGTTTTGTACTGTGTGGGGTATTGCTGCCTTTGGAGTGATTTTAAAACTGTTTTTTACTGGACGGTTTAATGTTTTTTCAACATTATTATATTTAGTCATGGGATGGCTAGTCGTATTTGATTTTGCGACATTATCAAGTATAATGGAGCCAAATGGTATTGTATTGCTTATGGCAGGAGGTTTATCTTATACTGTTGGAATTGTGTTTTATGCCATCGAGAAAATACCATATAATCATGTGATATGGCATTTGTTTGTTTTGGCTGGTGCTATTTGCCACTTTTTTATGGTGTTGTTTTACGTGGTTTAA
- a CDS encoding aspartate/glutamate racemase family protein — protein MIQTKKGMLGILGLGSRSTLFYLEQLNKQYHAVKGDYHTCPSITYSVNFNTINPFLPNQFETLKPIIDNSLKALFSHDVDHCIVPNITLHETTDQLLLTTPILHPVALSIKHLKSINTSKVMLFGSLYTMTSTYLSDLFKAEQISVVLPEKEDQISIDNCRKKLYNYSETETDFIDYKNLITKYSQDHVVLIACTELSLWSPQFENLKIVDMALLQVQEAITLSL, from the coding sequence ATGATTCAAACTAAAAAAGGAATGTTAGGGATTTTGGGACTTGGTAGTCGAAGCACATTGTTTTATTTGGAACAATTGAATAAACAATACCATGCTGTAAAAGGTGATTATCACACCTGCCCTTCTATAACCTATTCAGTAAATTTTAATACTATTAATCCTTTTCTGCCTAATCAATTTGAGACACTTAAACCTATTATTGATAACAGTTTAAAAGCTCTTTTTAGTCATGATGTGGACCATTGTATTGTTCCTAATATCACTTTGCATGAAACTACCGATCAACTATTACTAACAACACCAATACTTCATCCTGTAGCTTTAAGTATAAAACACTTAAAATCAATCAATACTTCTAAAGTCATGCTGTTTGGATCTTTATATACGATGACTTCCACGTATCTTTCAGACCTTTTCAAAGCAGAGCAAATATCTGTAGTTTTACCAGAAAAAGAGGATCAAATCAGCATTGACAACTGTCGTAAAAAGTTGTATAATTATTCAGAAACAGAAACTGATTTTATCGATTACAAAAATCTGATTACTAAATATAGTCAAGATCATGTGGTGCTTATAGCTTGCACAGAATTATCATTATGGAGTCCTCAGTTCGAAAATTTAAAAATCGTAGATATGGCTTTATTACAGGTTCAAGAAGCTATCACTTTATCACTTTAA
- a CDS encoding L-histidine N(alpha)-methyltransferase, with protein MNNNFLNDVDKGLSSIPKYLLSKYFYDKIGDALFVDIMNMPEYYLTRAEFDIFKNQTHRIIEALQLNKNTFFELIELGAGDGTKTKELLKVLDTEKYNFNYVPIDISQNALDQLKQSITIELPNVNTTTKQGDYFNVLADLKQSDNPKIILFLGSNLGNLSDAQAEDFLSKLSDSLRPNDKVLLGLDLIKSRDIVLPAYNDSQGITKRFNLNLLDRINDELGANFDTNNFIHQPEYTEEEGIARSYIVSTINQNVTIKTLSKTFHFMEGERVHTETSRKYNDTILKSYLKNTKLQLIDKLMDSNNHFADFILDKK; from the coding sequence ATGAATAACAATTTTTTAAACGACGTCGATAAAGGACTAAGTAGCATACCTAAGTACCTATTATCCAAATATTTTTATGATAAAATAGGTGACGCATTATTTGTAGATATTATGAATATGCCTGAGTATTATCTAACTAGAGCAGAATTTGACATCTTCAAAAATCAAACACACCGTATTATTGAAGCTTTACAGCTTAATAAAAACACTTTTTTTGAATTAATCGAGTTGGGCGCGGGCGACGGAACTAAAACAAAAGAATTACTTAAAGTTTTAGATACTGAAAAATATAATTTTAATTATGTGCCAATAGATATTTCTCAGAATGCCTTAGACCAGTTAAAACAAAGTATAACTATAGAATTGCCTAATGTTAATACAACGACCAAGCAAGGAGACTATTTTAATGTTTTAGCCGATTTAAAACAATCCGACAATCCAAAAATAATTCTCTTTCTAGGATCTAATTTAGGTAATTTAAGTGATGCACAAGCAGAAGATTTTTTGTCTAAATTATCAGATTCATTAAGACCAAATGATAAGGTTCTATTAGGTTTGGATCTTATTAAATCTAGAGATATTGTGTTACCTGCTTATAACGATAGTCAAGGCATCACTAAACGTTTCAACTTAAATTTATTAGACAGAATTAATGATGAATTAGGTGCCAATTTTGATACTAATAACTTTATCCATCAACCAGAATATACGGAAGAAGAAGGTATTGCTAGAAGCTACATAGTAAGTACAATCAATCAAAATGTTACAATTAAAACTTTAAGTAAAACATTCCATTTTATGGAAGGTGAACGTGTACATACTGAAACTTCTAGAAAATATAATGATACTATTTTAAAATCGTATTTGAAGAATACTAAACTGCAACTTATTGACAAATTAATGGATAGCAATAACCACTTTGCAGATTTTATATTAGATAAAAAATGA
- the egtB gene encoding ergothioneine biosynthesis protein EgtB produces MDTILKHYQETRNYTKALCKPLKTEDYIPQSAPFASPPKWHIAHTTWFFEEMILKSFYPNYTVFDSEYSYLFNSYYNSIGKRIERHNRGLITRPSSDVIFKYRAYVDKHMAQLLDTATDPEVRKLTVLGINHEQQHQELLLTDLKYTFSLNPIHPKYTETNLVENTNSDSGWLSVPEGVYEIGHKSDTFAFDNELGLHKVYLQPYSINKALVTNQEYIEFIEAKGYQTAKYWLDEGWYWIQDNAIDNPLYWVKIDTTWHHYTLSGLKPVNPEAILTHISYYEAAAFAFWKGMRLPTEFEWEIASENLNWGQRWEWTNSAYLPYPNFKIAKGAVGEYNGKFMVNQMVLRGGSVATSQNHSRSTYRNFFPAQTKWQFSGIRLAK; encoded by the coding sequence ATGGATACCATTTTAAAACACTACCAAGAGACCAGAAATTATACAAAAGCGCTTTGCAAACCTTTAAAGACAGAGGATTACATACCTCAATCCGCTCCTTTTGCAAGTCCACCAAAATGGCATATTGCACATACCACCTGGTTTTTTGAAGAAATGATTTTAAAATCGTTTTATCCAAATTATACTGTTTTTGATAGTGAATACTCTTATTTATTTAATAGCTATTACAACAGCATAGGTAAACGTATAGAACGCCATAATCGTGGTTTAATTACACGTCCAAGTAGTGATGTTATTTTTAAATATCGCGCTTATGTGGATAAACATATGGCCCAATTATTAGACACAGCAACAGATCCAGAAGTCAGAAAATTGACTGTTTTAGGCATCAATCATGAGCAGCAACATCAAGAACTATTACTTACCGACTTAAAATACACGTTTTCATTAAACCCCATTCATCCAAAATATACGGAAACTAATTTAGTAGAAAACACTAATTCTGACTCCGGTTGGTTATCTGTACCGGAAGGTGTGTACGAGATTGGTCATAAATCCGATACATTTGCTTTTGATAACGAATTAGGTTTACACAAAGTCTACCTGCAGCCGTACAGTATAAATAAAGCTTTGGTGACCAATCAAGAGTATATTGAATTTATTGAAGCCAAAGGGTACCAAACCGCTAAATATTGGTTGGACGAAGGTTGGTACTGGATCCAAGACAATGCTATTGACAACCCCTTATATTGGGTTAAGATCGATACTACTTGGCACCATTATACACTCTCTGGGTTAAAACCTGTTAATCCTGAGGCTATTTTAACGCACATATCTTATTACGAGGCGGCCGCTTTTGCTTTTTGGAAAGGTATGCGCTTACCAACGGAATTTGAGTGGGAAATAGCCTCTGAAAACTTAAATTGGGGACAACGCTGGGAATGGACCAACTCCGCTTACCTACCCTACCCAAATTTTAAAATCGCCAAAGGTGCGGTTGGTGAGTATAATGGTAAATTTATGGTTAATCAAATGGTACTTCGTGGTGGATCTGTAGCCACTTCACAAAATCACAGTAGATCAACCTACAGAAACTTTTTTCCTGCACAAACAAAATGGCAATTTTCAGGCATTAGACTAGCTAAATAA
- a CDS encoding CBU_0592 family membrane protein, whose amino-acid sequence MNNIDWIGSVGVFQILLAYILNVLGKIKNTDLTFMFLNFIGASMACLASVLMSYLPFIILEGVWAIVSLLSILNYFSKTK is encoded by the coding sequence ATGAACAACATAGATTGGATTGGTTCGGTTGGTGTATTTCAAATATTATTAGCCTACATTTTAAATGTGTTAGGAAAAATTAAAAATACCGACTTAACATTTATGTTTCTTAATTTTATTGGGGCAAGTATGGCGTGTTTAGCTTCGGTGTTAATGTCCTACTTACCTTTTATAATTTTAGAAGGTGTTTGGGCAATCGTATCTTTATTATCAATACTTAATTATTTCTCAAAAACCAAATAA
- a CDS encoding DUF4268 domain-containing protein produces MFSKEESREIKELFWTSFGKSFPRKWTLYNTKLKGLSFKFYFDNKKAFVTLDLEDDLENRINYWEKLVSLKSILLDEYLPEAIYDEEYILDNGKEISRIYVPLEQKVSIHNKNTWQEVMVFFNTHMGLFEDFFEEYKVILED; encoded by the coding sequence ATGTTTTCAAAAGAAGAATCAAGAGAAATAAAAGAATTGTTTTGGACCAGTTTCGGAAAATCTTTTCCAAGAAAATGGACTTTGTACAACACAAAACTAAAAGGATTAAGCTTCAAGTTTTATTTTGATAATAAAAAAGCATTTGTAACCTTAGACCTTGAGGACGATTTGGAAAACCGCATTAATTACTGGGAAAAACTAGTATCCCTAAAATCTATTTTGTTAGACGAGTATCTTCCAGAAGCTATTTATGATGAAGAATACATACTAGATAACGGTAAAGAGATTTCTAGAATTTATGTACCTTTAGAACAAAAAGTATCCATCCATAATAAAAACACATGGCAAGAAGTCATGGTGTTTTTTAATACACATATGGGGCTTTTTGAAGACTTTTTTGAAGAATACAAGGTTATTTTAGAGGATTAA
- a CDS encoding ZIP family metal transporter has protein sequence MQNFIFPIIAVVLGYIIVLFFKPKHNRSLKLLLAFSGSFLLSITVFDFLPEVYNSQDKPIGLFIMIGILLQIILEFFSKGAEHGHVHIDKSSIDFPWLLFISLSIHSVLEGIPIEAHEHLIYGVIIHKLPVAIILSTFFLASNLSKPKSLMFLLLFALMTPLGVFLSMQFQFFENYYYEVSALVIGIFLHISTTILFESSEGHKFNLAKLSTIILGIVIAYVI, from the coding sequence ATGCAAAATTTTATTTTTCCCATTATAGCTGTTGTTTTAGGGTATATAATCGTTCTGTTTTTTAAGCCGAAACATAATCGCAGTCTAAAATTACTGCTGGCTTTTAGCGGTTCCTTTTTACTATCTATAACGGTATTTGACTTTTTACCAGAAGTCTATAACAGCCAAGACAAACCTATTGGTTTGTTTATAATGATTGGTATTTTATTGCAAATCATATTAGAATTTTTCTCTAAAGGTGCAGAACATGGGCATGTGCATATTGACAAAAGTAGCATCGATTTTCCGTGGTTATTATTTATAAGTTTAAGTATACACAGTGTTTTAGAAGGTATTCCAATTGAGGCACATGAGCATTTAATTTACGGTGTTATTATCCATAAATTGCCTGTCGCGATTATACTATCGACATTTTTTTTAGCGTCCAATTTAAGTAAGCCTAAAAGTCTAATGTTTCTGTTATTATTTGCATTAATGACGCCTTTAGGGGTGTTTTTGTCTATGCAGTTCCAGTTTTTTGAAAACTATTATTACGAAGTTTCAGCTTTAGTAATTGGTATCTTTTTACATATTAGTACAACCATTTTATTTGAAAGTAGTGAAGGACACAAGTTTAACTTAGCTAAGCTTAGCACTATAATACTGGGAATTGTAATTGCATACGTAATATAA
- a CDS encoding class I SAM-dependent methyltransferase, which produces MSQNDKKWYASWFDSPFYHILYKDRDHTEAEQFMTNLTEYLNLPEQGKILDLACGKGRHAVYLNSIGYDVIGADLSENSINHAKQFENDTLHFKVHNMCQPFGETFDAVFNLFTSFGYFENEADNLATIQAIQANLNDSGFGVIDFMNTEFIIDNLVPENTKTVEGIDFLQKRRVENGYIIKDISFSFEGEDYQFQERVKAFSLADFERLFEQAGVYLLDIFGDYKLSLFHKKTSDRLIMIFK; this is translated from the coding sequence ATGAGTCAAAACGATAAAAAATGGTATGCGTCATGGTTTGATAGTCCATTTTACCACATACTTTACAAAGATAGAGATCATACTGAAGCTGAGCAGTTTATGACTAATTTAACCGAATACTTAAATCTACCTGAACAAGGAAAAATATTGGATTTAGCATGCGGAAAAGGGCGTCACGCGGTGTACTTAAACTCGATTGGATACGATGTAATTGGTGCTGATTTATCAGAAAACAGTATCAATCACGCCAAACAGTTTGAAAATGACACGTTGCACTTTAAAGTACATAATATGTGTCAGCCTTTCGGCGAAACTTTTGATGCCGTATTTAATTTGTTTACCAGTTTTGGGTATTTTGAAAACGAAGCTGACAATTTAGCGACCATCCAAGCCATTCAAGCAAATTTAAATGACTCCGGTTTTGGTGTTATTGATTTTATGAATACCGAATTTATTATAGACAATTTAGTGCCCGAAAACACAAAAACGGTAGAAGGGATTGACTTCTTGCAAAAAAGACGTGTAGAAAACGGTTATATAATTAAAGATATAAGCTTTTCTTTTGAAGGTGAAGATTACCAATTTCAAGAACGTGTCAAAGCGTTTAGCTTGGCTGATTTCGAACGTTTATTCGAGCAAGCTGGTGTTTATTTATTAGATATTTTTGGAGATTATAAATTAAGTCTATTCCATAAAAAAACATCTGATCGTTTAATTATGATTTTTAAGTAA
- a CDS encoding class I SAM-dependent RNA methyltransferase, giving the protein MEENFKMVAKTLFGFEELLAKELKQLGAQEIKTGVRNVSFAGDKGFMYKSNLALRTATKILKPIHSFKIKTEQDLYDQVYKMDWTPYLKSSGTLAVDATINSTVFTHSLYIAQKTKDAIVDKFRDETGERPSVDLKFPDVKINVHIDREECNISLDSSGDSLHKRGYKLATNIAPINEVLAAGIIMLSGWDGQSDFIDPMCGSGTILAEAAMIACNIPPNLMRKEFAFERWNDWDVDLFEKIEESLIKKTRDFHHKIVGYDKSPSAVTKAKENIANAHLEDFITIQHEDFFKTQRGGEAKLHMVFNPPYGERLDIEMESFYKSIGDTLKQSYPNTNAWFITSNLEALKHVGLRPSRKIHLMNAMLESRLVKYEIYAGSKKGKYMNK; this is encoded by the coding sequence ATGGAAGAAAATTTCAAGATGGTTGCCAAAACTTTATTTGGCTTTGAAGAGTTACTAGCAAAAGAGTTAAAACAACTGGGTGCGCAAGAGATAAAAACGGGCGTACGTAATGTGTCATTTGCTGGAGATAAAGGGTTTATGTACAAATCTAATTTGGCATTACGTACTGCAACAAAAATTTTAAAACCAATACATAGTTTTAAAATTAAAACAGAACAAGATCTATATGATCAAGTGTATAAGATGGACTGGACGCCTTATTTAAAGTCGTCAGGGACTTTGGCTGTGGATGCGACTATAAATTCTACAGTGTTTACGCACTCTTTATATATCGCTCAAAAGACGAAAGATGCTATTGTAGATAAATTTAGAGATGAAACTGGAGAACGTCCAAGTGTGGATTTAAAATTTCCGGATGTTAAAATTAATGTCCATATAGATAGAGAAGAGTGTAACATCTCTTTAGACTCGTCAGGAGATTCTTTACACAAACGTGGTTATAAATTAGCAACCAATATTGCACCAATTAACGAGGTTTTAGCAGCGGGGATAATAATGTTATCAGGATGGGATGGACAATCCGATTTTATTGATCCTATGTGTGGTAGTGGAACTATTTTAGCCGAAGCAGCAATGATTGCTTGTAATATACCGCCCAATTTAATGCGTAAAGAGTTTGCTTTTGAGCGTTGGAATGACTGGGACGTCGATTTATTTGAAAAAATTGAAGAGTCTTTAATTAAAAAAACTAGAGATTTCCATCACAAGATAGTAGGATATGATAAATCACCAAGTGCGGTTACAAAAGCTAAGGAAAACATAGCAAATGCACATTTAGAAGATTTTATAACCATACAGCATGAAGATTTTTTCAAAACTCAAAGAGGAGGGGAAGCTAAATTGCATATGGTATTTAATCCACCATATGGCGAGCGTTTAGATATCGAAATGGAGAGTTTTTATAAAAGTATTGGAGATACTTTAAAACAAAGCTATCCAAATACTAATGCGTGGTTTATTACGTCTAATTTAGAAGCCTTAAAACATGTTGGTTTAAGACCATCACGAAAAATTCACTTAATGAATGCGATGTTAGAATCGCGATTAGTTAAGTATGAAATTTATGCAGGAAGTAAAAAAGGAAAGTACATGAATAAGTAA
- a CDS encoding DUF6048 family protein yields MKQQLTISFIISLFLCYTISLQAQEQTVETKNDSLKLRYGLRLGTDASKLIRTALDDDYSGFEISGDYRLSKNLFIAGEIGNEEKTTTNDFLSVTAKGNYFKVGFDYNLYDNWIGTDDMIYTGFRVGASTFSQTRTNYTVYATDQYWSPQFSSSENLESTGLSAIWVELILGLKAEVFTNLYIGVNAQLKAMITQDQPVDFENLHVPGFNKTFDSGRIGVGYGYSVSYLIPLFKKSKTNTKKEKEVDN; encoded by the coding sequence ATGAAACAACAACTCACTATTTCTTTTATCATTAGTTTATTTTTGTGTTATACTATTTCGTTACAAGCACAAGAACAAACTGTTGAAACAAAAAACGATAGCCTTAAATTACGCTATGGTTTACGCTTGGGGACTGATGCTAGTAAACTAATAAGAACCGCTTTAGACGATGATTATTCTGGCTTTGAAATTAGCGGAGATTACAGACTAAGTAAAAATTTATTTATTGCTGGAGAAATTGGTAATGAAGAAAAAACGACGACCAATGACTTTTTAAGTGTTACCGCAAAAGGTAATTATTTTAAAGTTGGTTTTGACTATAACTTATATGATAATTGGATCGGAACAGACGACATGATTTACACTGGTTTTAGAGTTGGAGCTAGTACATTTAGTCAAACTAGAACTAATTATACCGTATACGCAACCGACCAATATTGGTCACCACAATTTTCGTCTTCTGAAAACTTAGAATCTACTGGTTTATCTGCAATTTGGGTAGAACTTATATTAGGTTTAAAAGCAGAAGTCTTTACAAATTTATATATCGGTGTTAATGCGCAATTAAAAGCTATGATCACTCAAGATCAACCTGTAGATTTTGAAAACTTACATGTCCCTGGCTTTAATAAAACGTTTGATTCTGGTCGTATTGGTGTAGGCTATGGTTATAGTGTCTCCTATTTAATTCCATTGTTTAAGAAAAGTAAAACAAATACTAAAAAAGAAAAGGAAGTTGATAATTAA
- a CDS encoding DUF6452 family protein, whose translation MKHLKLYLLIILSCSLLTCERDDLCSETTATTPSLIIDFYNNNATDSQKDAIGLYVIGEDNDDVLSDYNVETVNQLILPLRTDQNSTVFYLTNNTVLDDDGNITSGNTDTITITYEAEDVYVSRACGYKTIFKDVFVTVDGGADANWIILAQPENDNLTIEDETTTHYFFYH comes from the coding sequence ATGAAACATTTAAAACTTTACTTATTAATAATTCTATCGTGTAGTCTTTTGACCTGCGAACGTGACGATTTATGCTCGGAAACTACAGCGACTACACCAAGTTTAATTATTGATTTTTACAACAATAACGCAACAGATAGCCAAAAAGATGCCATTGGATTGTATGTCATAGGAGAAGATAATGATGATGTTTTATCAGATTATAATGTTGAAACGGTAAATCAACTTATTTTACCCCTACGTACTGACCAAAATAGCACTGTTTTTTATCTTACAAATAATACGGTTTTAGATGACGATGGTAATATTACCTCAGGTAATACAGATACCATTACTATAACGTATGAAGCGGAAGATGTGTATGTCTCTAGAGCCTGTGGGTATAAAACTATTTTTAAAGATGTATTTGTAACAGTAGACGGCGGAGCAGATGCTAATTGGATAATATTAGCCCAACCAGAAAATGATAATTTAACAATTGAAGATGAAACAACAACTCACTATTTCTTTTATCATTAG
- the rlmD gene encoding 23S rRNA (uracil(1939)-C(5))-methyltransferase RlmD: MARRNTKKQIFTNVEVLDAAAKGKTVAKAPDGRVIFLPNAVPGDIVDVQTFKKRKSYFEGKATVFHKLSDKRTTPECEHFGVCGGCKWQDMGYEHQLFYKQNEVTNNLTRIGHLDLPEITPILPSAEQYFYRNKMEFSFSDSRWLTLEEIQSDEDLGDRNALGFHIPGMWDKILDIKKCHLQADPSNAIRNAVRDFSIENELEFFNTRNQTGLLRTMMIRTSSTGDIMVVVQFFKEDASKRELLLNYVAETFPEITSLQYIINEKANDTIYDQDVICFKGEDHIFEEMEGLKFKINAKSFYQTNSNQAYELYKLTREFADLKGDELVYDLYTGTGTIAQFVSKKAKKVVGVEAVPDAISAAKENAERNNITNCEFFVGDMKNVFNQEFINTHGQPDVIITDPPRDGMHKDVVQQILNIAPQKIVYVSCNSATQARDLELMKDIYKITKVQAVDMFPQTHHVENIVLLEKK, translated from the coding sequence ATGGCAAGACGAAATACAAAAAAGCAAATTTTTACTAATGTAGAAGTTTTAGATGCTGCAGCAAAAGGAAAAACTGTAGCAAAAGCACCTGATGGGCGTGTTATATTTTTACCAAACGCAGTACCAGGAGATATAGTTGATGTACAAACATTTAAAAAGCGTAAATCTTATTTTGAAGGTAAGGCTACCGTTTTTCATAAATTAAGTGATAAACGTACCACTCCGGAATGTGAGCATTTTGGCGTTTGTGGTGGTTGTAAATGGCAAGATATGGGCTATGAGCATCAATTGTTTTATAAACAGAATGAAGTCACTAATAACCTAACTAGAATTGGACATTTAGATTTACCAGAAATCACTCCTATCTTACCATCTGCAGAACAGTATTTTTATAGAAATAAGATGGAATTTTCTTTTAGTGACTCGCGTTGGTTAACTTTAGAAGAAATCCAATCTGATGAAGATCTGGGTGATAGAAATGCACTTGGTTTTCATATTCCAGGAATGTGGGATAAGATCTTAGATATTAAAAAATGTCATTTACAAGCAGATCCTTCAAATGCTATCAGAAACGCTGTTAGAGATTTTTCTATTGAAAATGAATTAGAATTCTTTAACACCAGAAACCAAACCGGTTTGTTACGTACCATGATGATACGCACCTCTTCTACTGGGGATATTATGGTTGTTGTTCAGTTTTTTAAAGAAGATGCATCTAAACGTGAGTTACTTTTAAATTACGTTGCTGAAACATTCCCAGAAATAACCTCTTTACAATATATTATTAACGAAAAAGCTAATGATACTATATACGATCAAGATGTGATTTGCTTTAAAGGTGAAGATCATATTTTTGAAGAAATGGAAGGTTTAAAGTTTAAGATAAATGCCAAGTCGTTTTACCAAACTAATTCCAATCAAGCCTACGAATTATATAAACTAACACGTGAGTTTGCCGATTTAAAAGGAGACGAGCTAGTTTATGATTTATATACTGGAACTGGAACTATTGCTCAATTTGTATCTAAAAAGGCAAAAAAAGTGGTTGGTGTAGAAGCTGTGCCTGATGCTATTAGTGCAGCAAAAGAAAATGCTGAACGCAATAATATTACAAATTGTGAGTTTTTTGTAGGAGACATGAAAAACGTTTTTAATCAAGAGTTTATAAATACTCATGGTCAACCAGACGTTATTATTACAGACCCTCCAAGAGATGGGATGCACAAAGATGTTGTTCAACAAATACTAAATATTGCGCCACAAAAAATAGTATATGTAAGTTGTAACAGTGCGACACAAGCTAGAGATTTAGAATTGATGAAAGACATCTATAAGATTACTAAAGTGCAAGCAGTAGATATGTTTCCACAAACACATCATGTCGAAAATATTGTACTTTTAGAGAAGAAATAA